One window of the Rhipicephalus sanguineus isolate Rsan-2018 chromosome 2, BIME_Rsan_1.4, whole genome shotgun sequence genome contains the following:
- the LOC119383488 gene encoding germ cell nuclear acidic protein yields MASDKLSEAFERAVRLNESPLEKNAHKFWTPQRSRGDPLPGRRCWSSARRRPSFLQDSSDSDDEIETSAGRKPPASRLLTPCAAVKTPFAEDRDTWFLESLSDSTPLEKCHPDTLKFKQSFNSSREDLASALFSIFNREVFAHKLPPGEISWNGRLISTAGRCFNLPNNKYRVELSSKILRSAEQTRDTLLHELCHAAVWCLHNCKRGGHGELWKFWVNRAARRFPKLPPAQRCHDYKQPRERKLAFNLCP; encoded by the exons ATGGCGAGTGACAAGCTAAGCGAGGCGTTCGAAAGAGCCGTCAGGCTGAATGAATCCCCGTTAGAGAAGAACGCTCACAAATTTTGGACACCTCAGCGGAGTAGGGGAGATCCGTTGCCCGGTCGTCGTTGCTGGTCATCTGCTCG GCGGCGCCCATCCTTTCTACAAGACAGCTCGGACAGCGACGATGAAATTGAAACGTCGGCGGGACGAAAGCCACCTGCTTCACGGCTTCTCACGCCATGCGCTGCTGTGAAGACACCATTTGCCGAGGACAGGGACACCTGGTTCCTTGAGTCGCTGTCTGACAGCACACCTCTGGAGAAATGCCACCCAGATACGCTCAAGTTCAAGCAAAGTTTCAACAGTTCCCGGGAGGATCTTGCCAGTGCTCTCTTTTCAATTTTCAACAGGGAGGTCTTTGCTCACAAG CTCCCTCCAGGGGAAATTTCTTGGAATGGCCGATTGATATCGACAGCAGGCCGGTGTTTCAACTTGCCCAACAACAAGTATCGTGTGGAGCTCTCGTCGAAAATTCTCCGCAGTGCCGAACAAACAAGAGACACCCTACTGCACGAGCTGTGTCACGCGGCAGTTTGGTGCCTGCACAACTGCAAGCGAGGCGGCCACGGTGAACTGTGGAAGTTCTG GGTGAATCGTGCTGCTCGGAGGTTCCCGAAGCTTCCCCCTGCCCAAAGGTGTCACGACTACAAGCAGCCGCGAGAAAGGAAACTTGCCTTCAACTTATGTCCATGA